The window GCCCCACGGCAGGCGTTCGCCGGGGTCGGCGGTGTAGACGTTGAAGCCGAACGCGGACGCGCCGACGGCCTCGTCGACTTCCTTCTTCTCCCGGGTCGGGTTCGGCGCGCTCTCGATGTCGGGGACGTGGACGCGCGCGTACTCGTGGTCGCTCAGATCCATATCGATGGCGTCGCGCGCGACGACCTAAACCCCCGTGGCGGGACGAAGACGTATCCGGGATGCGCGCGAACCCCCTGTATGGTTATCCGTGCTGACGGGCCGGCGGACGAGTACCGCGAGATAGACCGGTTCGACGGCGGTGTCGGCTGGATCGCGCATCCGGACGAGGCGATGCAGCGTGCGAGCCACGTCCTCGAGATCGACGGCGACGCGTGGGTTATCGACCCCGTGGACGCGCCCGACGTGGACGATCTCGTCGCGGAGTTCGGGGAGGAGGTCGCAGGCGTCGTCGTGTTGAGCGACCGGCACGCCCGGGACGCGGACGCGTTCGGCGAGCGGCACGACGCGCCCGTCTACGTTCCGAGCTTCGTCACGCCCGAACTCTCCGGGCCGAGCACGCCGTTCTCCGACGAACTCGAAGACACGGGGTTCGAGGTGTTGCGGGCGGTGGACGTGCCGGGCTGGCGGGAGGCCGCGTTATACGACGGGGAGACGCTCGTCGTCGCGGACGCCGTCGGAGACACCGCGTACTTCACGGCCGGCGACGAGCGCATCGGCGTCCATCCCATGCTGCGCGCGTTCCCGCCGAACTCCTTGCGGGGACTCGAACCCGCGCGCATCCTCTCGGGGCACGGCCCCGGCGTCCTCACCGGCGCGGCGAGCGCGCTCGACGACGCCTACCGCACAGCCCGGCGGAACATTCCGCGAGTGATGGCAAACAGCCTGAAATCACTCCTCTGAGCGCTCGCGGACCTGTTCGATGCGATGGAGTTGTTCGCGGTGGAGCGTGACGAAGAGGTCGGAGAGCACGCCGAACATGAGGAGTTGCACGCCGAACAGTAATGCGACGCCGGCGGCGACGGCGATGACGTTGTGGGAGACGCCCTTCGCGAACCACTCGTAGGCGACGTAGGCGCCGAGCGCGACGCTGAGGAGGAGCGCGCCGCCGCCGACGCTCCCGAAGTAGAAGAGGGGGTTGTTCGTCTTCGCGAGCCGGTAGAGCGTGTAGATGATGCGCGCGCCGTCCGTCACGGGGTTGAGGTTCGTCTCCGAATCCTCGGGCCGCGGCTTGTACGTGATGTCTACGACGCGAACCGTCTGGTTGTGGCGCGCGCACTCGACCGCCATCTCCGTCTCGATACCGAACCCGTCCGCGGTGAGACTCATCTTCTCGAACGACGTCCGGGTGAACGCGCGGTAGCCGGAGAGGATGTCCGCGTAGTCGTGGCCGTGGATGCGGGCGAACGCCCGATTGATGAGGGAGTTCCCGACCCTGTTGAGCCGCGTCATCGCGCCCGACTCCATGTTCGCGAACCGGTCGCCGACCACGTGGTCTGCGTCCCCCGACACCACCGGCTCCAGCACTTTCGGGGCGTCCTCGGTACGGTACGTGCCGTCACCGTCCAACATGAGGACGTAGGCGGCGTCGACGTGCCGCACGGCCTCCCGGACTGCCTGGCCCTTCCCGGAGCCGGACTGCTCGAAGACGTCCGCGCCGTGCTCTCGCGCTATCTCGCGCGTTTCGTCCGTCGAGTGACCGTCCACGACGAGGACGTTCTCCAGGCCTTCCTCGCGCAGGCCGTCGATGACGCTCCCGATGGTCTCGGCCTCGTTCAAGGTCGGGATGAGCACGCACACGTCCCCGTACATCTATCCGTACTCTCGGTGGCGCGTGGAAAAGGATTGCCGTTCTACTCGTAGTCGGCGAGGGCGTCCCGCCAGTCGTCCGGAATCGCCGTCGGCCGACCGTCCTCGTTCAAGTAGACCGAGACCGTCTGCCCGGTCGCCACCACGTCGCCCTCGACGCGGAGTTCGTAGTCGATGGTGAGACTGCTCTTCCCCACCGAAATCGGGGAGAGCTCGGCGGTCACCGTACTGTCCGGCGGAATCGAGTCCCGGTACTCGACGTTCAGCGACCGAACCACCGTCGGGGAGTCCGCAAGCGACACACCGAGCACTTCCTCGTAGAGGCGTTCCTTCGCGTGCTCGAAGTAGGACGCGTACACCACGTGATTCACGTGACTCCGGGTGTCGAGGTCGCGGAACTGCACGTCGATCTCGTGCGTGAACGGCTCCGGCATACGTAGGAACTTAGCGGCCGCCCGCTTCAACGCATCGCCGTCCGGTTCGACGCGACAAAACCACCATAGTAACACATATGTATTACTACAGTATGTCTGACGCAGCTACGAACGGGGACGAGGACACGGATATCGTCACGGTGAACTTCAAGACGACACAGACGTTTCTCGACGAAATCGACGAGACGTGGCAGGGACGCGGGTTCAACAGCCGGAGCGAGTTCATTCGGTACACGCTCCGCGACGCCGTCGAGTTCCCGACGTTCGACCGCGACGAACTCGACGCTCTCTCGCCGGCCGAACCGGATCGAATTCTGGAGAAACTGGACGCGATCGTCGACGAGCACGGCGTGACACGCCGGACTACGGCGAACCGCTACAGAACAGTCCGTATCGGAAGGTTCGGATCGGTGAGTTTCGACGTTCCGTCGCGTTCCGCCGCGACGAGCAGGTACTCCTTGTCGCCCGAACCAAGCGCCGTAGCGGCGCGTACACCGCTGACGACGACTGACTACTCGACGTGGACGCGCCAGGTAAACAGGCTTTCCGCGACGTAGTTCACGACGAACCCGACGCCGATGCCGATGACGTTCGCGAGCGCGTACCAGACGCCGAACTGGCCGTTGAGCACGTAGAGCACGGACAGCGCGACCGCGACGCCGCCGGCGCGCACGACGTTCGAGCGCGCGAACCGCTTCCCCGTCGGAACCAGCCCGCCGCCCGCCTCCCCGGAGAACGTCCAGCGGTCGTTCACGACGAACATCAACACGATGGCGGCTTCCGCGCTCACGAACTTCGCCCAGAACGGCGCAATCCCGGTGCCTTCGACGACGAGCGTCAGGACGAGCGTGTCGAAGAGCGCGCCCACGATGCCGACGGAGAGGAACTGGCCCGCGCGCACGCCACGAACCAGCGCTTGGATGTCTTCGGTGAGCGTCATCGCTCCACCAACCGCGTTCGAGAGCGGTGTTCGGTTCCGTCCGCGATACTCGGATAGCGCCGGCGGAGCGAGAACACTGTCCGCGCCAGCTCTTGCACCGTCTCCCGGGTGTTCACGGTCGAACGCGGGTCGTCCTCCCACGCCACCGGCACCTCCGTGAGTTGGAGGCCGCGGGCGTCCGCGACCGTCACGAGCTCCACGTCCCACGCGAACCCGGGTTCGTAGAGGTAGTCGCGGACTGCCTGCCAGGCTTCCTGTGTGAGTGCTTTCGCCCCGCACTGGTAGTCCGAGAGCGAGACGGGGAGGAGGGCGCGGCTGCCCCACGCGAACGCGTCACCGAGCTTCCGCCGGAGCACGCTCTGATGGGTCTGAATCCGGGATTCGGGATGGCGGCGAGACCCGGCCGCCAGATCCGCGTCGTCGAGCGCCCCGACTACGTCCGTGATGGAGTCGGCGGGCGTGCTGCCGTCCGCGTCCGCGAACGCGAGCACGTCCGTGTCCACGGACTCGAACCCCTGCGTGATCGCGAGGCCCTTTCCCC is drawn from Salarchaeum sp. JOR-1 and contains these coding sequences:
- the aglJ gene encoding S-layer glycoprotein N-glycosyltransferase AglJ, translating into MYGDVCVLIPTLNEAETIGSVIDGLREEGLENVLVVDGHSTDETREIAREHGADVFEQSGSGKGQAVREAVRHVDAAYVLMLDGDGTYRTEDAPKVLEPVVSGDADHVVGDRFANMESGAMTRLNRVGNSLINRAFARIHGHDYADILSGYRAFTRTSFEKMSLTADGFGIETEMAVECARHNQTVRVVDITYKPRPEDSETNLNPVTDGARIIYTLYRLAKTNNPLFYFGSVGGGALLLSVALGAYVAYEWFAKGVSHNVIAVAAGVALLFGVQLLMFGVLSDLFVTLHREQLHRIEQVRERSEE
- a CDS encoding thioesterase family protein, with product MPEPFTHEIDVQFRDLDTRSHVNHVVYASYFEHAKERLYEEVLGVSLADSPTVVRSLNVEYRDSIPPDSTVTAELSPISVGKSSLTIDYELRVEGDVVATGQTVSVYLNEDGRPTAIPDDWRDALADYE
- a CDS encoding GtrA family protein translates to MTLTEDIQALVRGVRAGQFLSVGIVGALFDTLVLTLVVEGTGIAPFWAKFVSAEAAIVLMFVVNDRWTFSGEAGGGLVPTGKRFARSNVVRAGGVAVALSVLYVLNGQFGVWYALANVIGIGVGFVVNYVAESLFTWRVHVE
- a CDS encoding glycosyltransferase, whose amino-acid sequence is MTVGLVLPAYEPDTGKLRSYVDALLDVLQPAVVRIELDAPGGSSLSFPGRDAVEVNVVGERRGKGLAITQGFESVDTDVLAFADADGSTPADSITDVVGALDDADLAAGSRRHPESRIQTHQSVLRRKLGDAFAWGSRALLPVSLSDYQCGAKALTQEAWQAVRDYLYEPGFAWDVELVTVADARGLQLTEVPVAWEDDPRSTVNTRETVQELARTVFSLRRRYPSIADGTEHRSRTRLVER